A stretch of the Vitis vinifera cultivar Pinot Noir 40024 chromosome 16, ASM3070453v1 genome encodes the following:
- the LOC100249403 gene encoding putative germin-like protein 2-1, whose protein sequence is MKKMGANTLAYVVLLAMAFSVASASDPSPLQDFCVAVNDTNDTVFVNGKFCRDPKLATPNDFFFSGLRLPGNTSNKLGSMVTPANVAQIPGLNTLGISLGRVDYVPYGLNPPHIHPRATEILTVLEGTLYVGFVTSNPDNRLISKVLYKGDVFVFPQGLIHFQLNVGTTNAVAIASLSSQNPGVITIAKAVFGSKPAISADVLTKAFQVDKNVVEYLQSQF, encoded by the exons ATGAAGAAGATGGGAGCTAACACCCTTGCATACGTTGTACTCTTGGCTATGGCATTTTCTGTTGCCTCTGCCTCTGATCCCAGTCCTCTTCAGGACTTCTGTGTAGCTGTTAATGATACAAACGACACTG TGTTTGTGAATGGAAAATTCTGCAGGGATCCAAAGCTTGCAACGCCAAATGATTTCTTCTTTTCAGGGCTTCGTCTTCCAGGGAATACATCAAACAAACTTGGCTCGATGGTCACACCAGCAAACGTGGCACAGATACCTGGACTCAATACCCTTGGCATTTCCCTGGGTCGGGTTGACTATGTGCCATACGGCCTTAACCCTCCCCACATCCACCCTCGAGCTACAGAGATCCTCACTGTCTTGGAGGGGACACTTTATGTGGGCTTTGTCACCTCTAATCCTGACAACCGCCTCATCTCCAAGGTCCTTTACAAAGGAGACGTTTTCGTCTTCCCACAAGGTCTCATTCACTTCCAGCTAAATGTGGGAACGACAAACGCAGTGGCCATTGCTTCATTGAGTAGCCAGAACCCAGGCGTGATCACCATTGCAAAGGCAGTGTTTGGATCAAAGCCAGCAATATCAGCTGATGTTCTCACAAAGGCCTTCCAAGTGGACAAGAATGTGGTTGAGTATCTTCAATCTCAGTTCTAG